A single window of Gadus morhua chromosome 22, gadMor3.0, whole genome shotgun sequence DNA harbors:
- the LOC115535863 gene encoding transmembrane protein 74 → MASFATSYYDHVEKWSDLLNMSPFTNHQSEDEVSDPCEKSLFGERSYETGVEVSCRGSAPRPAPGTEQRLCLINHRELRKHKAAHWEDETEQSFSGHDRTQSSPARNENLGLIQNSSIQLHEEDYLELFMLADQELGSEKSADYGFITGVLCLVTGISLVGISYVVPRDVRVDPDSVSAREMERLERENARVGAHLDRCVIAGLCLLTLGGAVLAMLLMVSMWRWESMRRKAFAYSKHAAKLYGSINLRAGGPTPLRESPSHLSTDLEALR, encoded by the coding sequence ATGGCGAGTTTTGCAACGAGTTACTACGATCACGTGGAGAAGTGGAGCGATTTGCTGAACATGTCTCCGTTCACCAACCACCAAAGTGAGGACGAGGTCAGTGATCCGTGCGAAAAGTCGCTGTTCGGCGAGCGGTCGTATGAAACGGGCGTGGAGGTGTCGTGCCGTGGTTCAGCACCACGGCCAGCACCCGGGACGGAGCAGCGGCTCTGCCTCATCAACCACCGGGAACTTCGGAAACACAAAGCGGCGCACTGGGAGGACGAGACGGAGCAGTCTTTCAGCGGCCACGATCGGACACAAAGCAGTCCCGCTAGAAACGAGAACCTCGGCTTGATACAGAACTCATCCATCCAACTCCACGAGGAGGACTACCTGGAACTTTTCATGTTGGCCGACCAAGAACTCGGCTCGGAGAAGTCGGCGGACTACGGGTTTATAACGGGCGTGCTTTGTCTGGTGACGGGTATATCTCTAGTGGGCATATCCTACGTGGTCCCGCGAGACGTGAGAGTGGACCCGGACAGCGTGTCCGCGCGGGAGATGGAGAGGTTGGAGCGGGAGAACGCGAGAGTGGGGGCCCACCTGGACAGATGCGTGATAGCGGGGTTATGCCTCCTCACTCTGGGGGGAGCGGTGCTCGCGATGTTGCTCATGGTGTCCATGTGGAGGTGGGAGTCGATGAGGAGAAAGGCGTTTGCATATTCCAAGCACGCGGCAAAGTTATACGGCTCCATCAATCTAAGAGCAGGGGGGCCAACCCCACTCCGGGAATCGCCCTCTCATTTGTCAACGGATTTAGAAGCGCTCCGTTGA
- the trhrb gene encoding thyrotropin-releasing hormone receptor b, with translation MPDLAATVFSPENASVDPSTAMENFTFNARELNATLGVWVDMGIEYKVISSLLFFVICLLGVVGNVMVVLVVLTTKHMRTPTNCYLVSLAVADLMVLTAAGLPSITESVCGCWVFGHYGCLCITYFQYLGINASSCSITAFTIERYIAICHPIKAQFLCTLSRAKKIILSVWVFTSLYCVMWFYLSDIQELVYDNVTIITCGYKVPRQFYMPIYFFDFGIFFVLPLMLSAILYGLIARILFMNPLPSSVKEKCKNGHGNASAKNSRHSNSTATSRKQVTKMLAVVVILFATLWMPYRTLVVVNSFLEESYLDSWFLLFCRCCIYLNSAINPLIYNAMSQKFRAAFRKICRCGRPGAAKPAAYSVALTYSAAKDTSVVESTTDHFTTELEELTVTDELLLADPQVVYQPPDTCVYGEGDYTDA, from the exons ATGCCCGACCTCGCCGCTACAGTATTCTCCCCTGAAAACGCGTCCGTCGATCCTTCCACCGCCATGGAGAACTTTACCTTCAACGCGCGGGAGCTGAACGCCACGCTTGGGGTGTGGGTCGACATGGGCATCGAGTACAAGGTGATCAGCAGCTTGCTGTTCTTCGTCATCTGCCTCCTAGGGGTGGTCGGCAACGTGATGGTGGTCCTGGTGGTGCTCACCAccaaacacatgcgcacgccGACCAACTGCTACCTGGTGAGCCTGGCCGTGGCGGACCTGATGGTGCTGACGGCGGCCGGGCTGCCCAGCATCACAGAGAGCGTGTGCGGCTGCTGGGTGTTCGGACACTACGGATGCCTGTGCATCACCTATTTCCAGTATTTGGGCATCAACGCGTCGTCCTGCTCCATCACCGCGTTCACCATCGAGCGGTACATCGCGATCTGCCATCCCATCAAAGCCCAGTTTCTGTGCACTTTATCCCGGGCTAAGAAGATCATTTTGTCGGTGTGGGTTTTCACTTCGCTCTACTGCGTCATGTGGTTTTATCTGTCGGACATCCAAGAACTTGTGTACGACAACGTCACCATTATCACCTGCGGCTACAAAGTTCCGCGGCAGTTTTACATGCCCATCTACTTTTTTGACTTTGGGATCTTTTTCGTGTTACCGTTGATGCTCTCCGCCATCTTGTATGGACTGATCGCGAGGATCCTCTTCATGAACCCGCTGCCCTCCTCGGTGAAGGAGAAGTGCAAGAACGGGCACGGCAACGCGAgcgccaaaaactcccgccacTCCAACTCCACCGCGACCTCGCGCAAACAG GTGACCAAGATGCTGGCGGTGGTGGTCATCCTGTTCGCCACCCTGTGGATGCCGTATCGCACGCTGGTGGTGGTCAACTCCTTCCTGGAGGAGTCCTACCTGGACAGCTGGTTCCTGCTGTTCTGCCGCTGCTGCATCTACCTCAACAGCGCCATCAACCCCCTCATCTACAACGCCATGTCGCAGAAGTTCCGCGCCGCCTTCCGCAAGATCTGCCGCTGCGGCCGGCCGGGCGCGGCCAAGCCGGCGGCGTACAGCGTGGCGCTGACCTACAGCGCGGCCAAGGACACGTCGGTGGTGGAGAGCACCACGGACCACTTCACCAccgagctggaggagctgaccGTCACCGACGAGCTGCTGCTGGCCGACCCCCAGGTGGTCTACCAGCCCCCCGACACGTGTGTGTACGGAGAGGGCGACTACACCGACGCCTGA